In Corynebacterium guangdongense, one DNA window encodes the following:
- a CDS encoding HNH endonuclease yields the protein MSTTLIQAQETIRRIAHSADDTLVTELTATFGSFEQQRAHGLALLGELDARDMAPAQGSPDVSAWLATFFGQSERAAADYRTVARRLREAPRFLEHYLTGNLSYSNVRLALRYLTEENHDTVLDLALNLTHAQLRRELSGLPDNDDPPRPAERFTYSIDQETGWLRFSGQLNPEHGAAFLAALKIGELAGLRALKDTDVPADLSPAELLGHLDEKLAAEAVDDTPATSERPLSTDDVLTPPAEEHLSAATAAAADHDVPEDQRGGWEDDGGPPVDHSPGRRMVPAGRLGTRFGSPRARTRLMGLMSLAHIARSTPTSLVRAPGAEVHLIIGPDGLPRIPEHLGEEASRFLDTILNGMLQIHFQDPAGAIIASCRRSRVLPKKVEEALLTQWGHQCAGPGCPNTRFLEFHHIHRYAQGGPTDTVNLVLLCSGCHALVTEGTVTVHIDEHDPARIHFRYPGGRSFTSTRRGAPRRNPDADRYFEGPVPKGDEALLQRWDLDNLSFADLA from the coding sequence ATGTCGACCACACTGATCCAGGCCCAAGAGACCATCCGCCGAATCGCACACTCCGCCGACGACACGCTCGTGACGGAACTGACTGCAACCTTCGGGTCATTCGAACAGCAACGCGCCCACGGACTCGCCCTGCTCGGGGAGTTAGACGCCCGCGACATGGCTCCGGCCCAGGGATCGCCCGATGTGTCGGCGTGGTTGGCGACCTTCTTCGGGCAGTCCGAACGGGCCGCCGCCGACTACCGGACCGTCGCCCGCCGGCTCCGGGAGGCGCCGCGTTTCCTCGAGCACTACCTCACCGGAAACCTCAGCTACTCCAACGTCCGGCTCGCCCTGCGTTACCTCACCGAGGAAAACCACGACACAGTGCTAGACCTGGCGCTGAACCTGACACACGCCCAGCTCCGGCGCGAATTAAGCGGGCTGCCCGACAACGATGACCCGCCCCGGCCCGCCGAGCGCTTCACCTACAGCATTGACCAGGAAACGGGGTGGCTGCGCTTCTCCGGGCAGCTCAACCCGGAGCACGGCGCGGCTTTCCTCGCCGCGCTGAAGATAGGCGAGCTCGCGGGACTTCGGGCGCTCAAGGACACCGACGTCCCCGCCGACCTCTCCCCCGCCGAACTTCTCGGCCACCTCGACGAGAAGCTCGCGGCGGAGGCGGTTGACGACACGCCGGCCACCTCGGAGCGCCCGCTGAGCACAGACGACGTCCTGACCCCGCCTGCGGAGGAGCATCTCTCCGCCGCCACCGCCGCGGCCGCCGACCATGACGTCCCGGAGGACCAGCGCGGCGGCTGGGAGGATGACGGCGGTCCCCCCGTGGATCATTCCCCGGGCAGGAGAATGGTGCCCGCCGGCCGCCTGGGCACGCGCTTCGGCTCCCCCAGAGCACGAACCCGGCTCATGGGGCTGATGTCCCTGGCCCACATCGCCCGCAGCACCCCCACCTCGCTCGTCCGGGCCCCGGGGGCGGAGGTGCACCTGATCATCGGCCCCGACGGGCTGCCCCGGATCCCCGAGCACCTGGGCGAGGAGGCCAGCAGGTTCCTGGACACCATTCTCAACGGCATGCTGCAGATCCACTTCCAGGACCCCGCCGGCGCCATCATCGCCTCCTGCCGTCGCAGCCGGGTGCTCCCCAAGAAGGTCGAGGAGGCTCTGCTCACGCAGTGGGGCCACCAGTGCGCCGGGCCGGGCTGCCCGAACACCAGGTTCCTGGAGTTCCACCACATCCACCGTTACGCGCAGGGCGGGCCGACGGACACCGTGAACCTGGTCCTGTTGTGCAGCGGATGTCACGCGCTGGTCACCGAGGGGACGGTCACGGTGCACATCGACGAACACGACCCCGCCAGAATCCATTTCCGCTACCCCGGCGGCCGATCCTTCACCTCCACCAGACGCGGCGCACCCCGGCGCAACCCGGACGCGGACCGGTACTTCGAGGGCCCGGTGCCGAAGGGCGACGAGGCGCTGCTCCAGCGGTGGGACCTGGACAACCTGTCCTTCGCGGATCTGGCCTAG
- a CDS encoding FAD-dependent oxidoreductase, protein MTAPLRVAIIGAGPAGIYASDLLVKSDTDVAIDLFEKMPTPFGLIRYGVAPDHPRIKGIVQSLHRVMEQEQIRFIGNVEIGRDISVKELQEYYDAIIFSTGATADRALNIPGADLEGVYGAGQFVGFYDGNPDFSRDWDLNAEKVAVIGVGNVALDIARILAKTADELLSTEIPDNVYENLKKSDVKEVHVFGRRGPAQAKFTPLELKELDHSDTIEVVVDPEDIDYDQASEVARRESKSVDLVAQTLEGYAMREPKGAPHTLQIHFFESPVEIKGENGKVTALVTERTELDGHGSVTGTGQYTTWEVDQVYSAVGYRPDGVLGAPFDDDRSIIPNDGARVLTGPEGEIVQGLYTTGWIKRGPVGLIGNTKSDAKETTSALLDDFKADKLRMTEHRDPEKITQLLQDRGIATTTWEGWHRLDAVEREQGEAEGRERKKIVEWEDMVRAAEPEYNI, encoded by the coding sequence ATGACCGCCCCACTGCGCGTTGCCATCATTGGTGCCGGCCCCGCCGGCATCTACGCCTCCGACCTCCTGGTCAAGTCCGACACGGACGTCGCCATCGACCTCTTCGAGAAGATGCCGACCCCGTTCGGCCTCATCCGTTACGGCGTCGCACCGGACCATCCGCGCATCAAGGGCATCGTCCAGTCGCTTCACCGCGTCATGGAGCAGGAGCAGATCCGCTTCATCGGCAACGTCGAGATCGGCCGTGACATCTCCGTCAAGGAGCTGCAGGAGTACTACGACGCCATCATCTTCTCCACCGGCGCCACCGCCGACCGCGCCCTCAACATCCCGGGCGCGGACCTCGAGGGCGTCTACGGCGCCGGCCAGTTCGTCGGTTTCTACGACGGCAACCCGGACTTCTCCCGCGACTGGGACCTCAATGCGGAGAAGGTCGCCGTCATCGGCGTCGGCAACGTCGCCCTCGACATCGCCCGCATCCTGGCTAAGACCGCCGACGAGCTGCTGAGCACCGAAATCCCGGACAACGTCTACGAGAACCTCAAGAAGTCCGACGTCAAGGAGGTTCACGTCTTCGGCCGCCGCGGCCCGGCCCAGGCCAAGTTCACGCCGCTGGAGCTCAAGGAACTCGACCACTCCGACACCATCGAGGTCGTCGTCGACCCGGAGGACATCGACTACGACCAGGCCTCCGAGGTCGCGCGACGGGAGTCCAAGTCCGTCGACCTCGTCGCCCAGACCCTCGAGGGTTACGCCATGCGCGAGCCGAAGGGCGCCCCGCACACCCTCCAGATCCACTTCTTCGAGAGCCCGGTCGAGATCAAGGGCGAAAACGGCAAGGTCACGGCCCTGGTCACCGAGCGCACCGAGCTCGACGGTCACGGCAGCGTCACCGGCACCGGCCAGTACACCACCTGGGAGGTCGACCAGGTCTACAGCGCAGTCGGCTACCGCCCGGACGGCGTCCTGGGCGCCCCCTTCGACGACGACCGCTCCATCATCCCGAACGACGGCGCCCGCGTCCTGACCGGACCGGAGGGCGAGATCGTTCAGGGCCTGTATACCACCGGCTGGATCAAGCGTGGCCCGGTCGGCCTGATCGGCAACACCAAGTCCGACGCCAAGGAGACCACCAGCGCCCTGCTCGATGATTTCAAGGCCGACAAGCTCAGGATGACCGAGCACCGCGACCCCGAGAAGATCACCCAGCTGCTCCAGGATCGCGGCATCGCGACGACCACCTGGGAAGGCTGGCACCGCCTCGACGCCGTCGAGCGCGAGCAGGGCGAGGCCGAGGGCCGCGAGCGCAAGAAGATCGTCGAGTGGGAGGACATGGTCCGCGCCGCCGAGCCGGAGTACAACATCTAA
- a CDS encoding acetate kinase — MSYVLVINSGSSSIKFQIVDPAARASEDPLVSGLVEQIGETNGRLTITHAGEKHVSQQPIADHTDGLKLSMRALDRLGVGPTSLDIIAVGHRVVHGGMVFSAPQLISDQVVEMIRDQIPLAPLHNPANIDGIVVARELLPDIPHVAIFDTAFFAGLPPAAALYAINSEVAAENQIRRYGFHGTSHEFVSQAAAEFLDRPLASLNQITLHLGNGASASAVHAGEPIDTTMGMTPLAGLAMGTRSGDIDPGIIFHLARTANMSIDEIDNLLNKRSGVKGIAGVNDFRELRQMIEEENQDAWLAYSIYIHKLRHFIGAYMIALGRVDTIIFTAGVGENDRFVRRDALADLEMYGIKIDEERNRLPNDGPRLISADDSAVRVLVIPTNEELAIAQKAAEVAAAQPDADRVAF; from the coding sequence ATGAGCTACGTTCTCGTCATCAACTCAGGTTCGTCGTCCATCAAATTCCAGATCGTCGACCCGGCCGCCAGGGCCAGCGAGGATCCGCTGGTCTCCGGCCTCGTCGAACAGATCGGGGAGACCAACGGCCGCCTGACCATCACCCACGCCGGTGAGAAGCACGTCTCCCAGCAGCCCATCGCCGACCACACCGACGGCCTCAAGCTGTCGATGCGTGCCCTTGACCGCCTCGGCGTCGGCCCGACCTCCCTCGACATCATCGCCGTCGGCCACCGCGTCGTCCACGGCGGCATGGTCTTCTCCGCACCCCAGCTCATCAGCGACCAGGTCGTCGAGATGATCCGCGACCAGATTCCGTTGGCGCCCCTGCACAACCCGGCCAACATCGACGGCATCGTCGTCGCCCGCGAGCTGCTGCCGGACATCCCGCACGTCGCGATCTTCGACACCGCCTTCTTCGCCGGGCTGCCGCCCGCGGCCGCCCTCTACGCGATCAACAGTGAGGTCGCCGCGGAGAACCAGATCCGCCGCTACGGCTTCCACGGCACCTCCCACGAGTTCGTCTCCCAGGCCGCCGCGGAGTTCCTGGACCGGCCGCTCGCCTCGCTCAACCAGATCACCCTGCACCTGGGCAACGGTGCGTCGGCAAGCGCGGTGCACGCCGGCGAGCCGATCGACACCACTATGGGCATGACCCCGCTGGCGGGTCTGGCGATGGGCACCCGCTCCGGCGACATCGACCCGGGCATCATCTTCCACCTGGCGCGCACGGCGAACATGTCGATCGACGAGATCGACAACCTGCTCAACAAGCGCTCGGGCGTCAAGGGCATCGCCGGAGTCAACGACTTCCGTGAGCTGCGCCAGATGATCGAGGAGGAGAACCAGGACGCCTGGCTCGCGTACTCGATCTACATCCACAAGCTACGCCACTTCATCGGCGCTTACATGATCGCCCTCGGCCGCGTGGACACCATCATCTTCACCGCCGGCGTGGGCGAGAACGACCGTTTCGTGCGCCGTGACGCGCTCGCCGACCTCGAGATGTACGGCATCAAGATCGACGAGGAGCGCAACCGGCTGCCCAACGACGGCCCGCGCCTGATCTCCGCCGACGATTCGGCGGTGCGCGTCCTGGTCATCCCCACCAACGAGGAGCTGGCCATCGCGCAGAAGGCCGCCGAGGTCGCCGCGGCGCAGCCCGACGCCGACCGGGTGGCCTTCTAG
- the purT gene encoding formate-dependent phosphoribosylglycinamide formyltransferase, with the protein MTVDQRPVQRLGSPTTGNATKVLLLGGGEIGKELTISFQKLGLEVHAVDKFPNAPAHQVAQFAHVADATDPGQVRSLVQRVRPDFVVPEIETVATDALAEVAESKRVTVVPTARACDLSVGKESIRTIAHDELGLPTTAYCFASTREEYEAAFEKLGYPCIVKPEVSTSGRGHTLVRGPEDIDDAWQQALRSSPGTRSSGQVVVERFVDFDYEVTILAVRSIDPETGELATWFCEPIGTRHSGGDLVECWQPMEMSERAMDNARSVAARITNELGGRGVYGVELFVAGDEVYFSSVSPRPADAGMLTLATQRFSEFDLHVRAVLGLPIDVTLTTPGAAVVLHADDQSRSVSYTGLADALAVTEADVRLFGKSTSYDGRRMGLALATGESVETARQRAAEAAAKISIETSRQKV; encoded by the coding sequence GTGACGGTGGATCAACGACCGGTGCAGAGGCTGGGCAGCCCCACCACGGGCAACGCCACCAAGGTGCTGCTGCTCGGCGGCGGGGAGATCGGCAAGGAGCTGACGATCTCGTTCCAGAAGCTGGGTCTGGAGGTGCATGCCGTCGACAAGTTCCCGAATGCGCCGGCACACCAGGTCGCGCAGTTCGCGCATGTCGCGGACGCCACCGATCCCGGCCAGGTACGTTCCCTCGTTCAGCGCGTGCGCCCGGACTTCGTCGTCCCGGAGATCGAGACCGTCGCCACCGACGCCCTCGCGGAAGTCGCGGAGTCGAAGCGGGTCACCGTCGTTCCGACGGCGCGCGCCTGTGACCTCTCCGTCGGCAAGGAGTCCATCCGCACCATCGCCCACGACGAGCTGGGCCTGCCGACGACCGCGTACTGCTTCGCCAGCACCCGGGAGGAGTACGAGGCCGCCTTCGAGAAGCTGGGCTATCCCTGCATCGTCAAGCCGGAGGTCTCCACCTCGGGACGCGGTCACACCCTGGTCCGCGGCCCCGAGGACATCGACGACGCGTGGCAGCAGGCCCTGCGCTCCTCCCCGGGTACCCGTTCCTCCGGCCAGGTCGTCGTCGAGCGCTTCGTCGACTTCGACTACGAGGTCACGATCCTCGCCGTGCGCTCCATCGACCCGGAGACCGGTGAGCTGGCGACCTGGTTCTGCGAGCCGATCGGAACCCGCCACTCCGGCGGCGACCTGGTGGAGTGCTGGCAGCCGATGGAGATGAGCGAGCGCGCCATGGACAACGCCCGTTCCGTGGCCGCCCGCATCACCAACGAGCTCGGCGGCCGCGGCGTCTACGGCGTCGAACTCTTCGTCGCCGGCGACGAGGTCTACTTCTCCTCCGTCAGCCCCCGCCCGGCCGACGCCGGCATGCTCACGTTAGCAACTCAGCGCTTCTCCGAGTTCGACCTGCACGTCCGCGCCGTTCTCGGCCTGCCCATCGACGTCACGCTCACCACTCCGGGCGCCGCCGTCGTGCTGCACGCCGACGACCAGTCCCGCAGCGTGAGCTACACCGGGCTTGCCGACGCCCTGGCCGTCACGGAGGCGGATGTGCGGCTCTTCGGCAAGTCCACCTCCTACGACGGCCGCCGTATGGGCCTGGCCCTGGCGACCGGCGAGAGCGTCGAAACCGCCCGTCAGCGAGCCGCCGAGGCGGCCGCCAAGATCAGTATCGAGACCTCCCGTCAGAAGGTGTAG
- the pta gene encoding phosphate acetyltransferase, which translates to MTDSRSVLLTVIGRNFDGIDVAGLAAGNQLELVNLSDYERDLHRVVNEFAELSGHLFVGTGSIAFDSHVAAALGAPVIVVYDRPGDHVQLAVADIECCGAVVAEACDPERLSGAVGPALELALDTAAVISPALFEHRLIVRARNANSHIVLPEGDDDRILDAASQVLAQGIADVTILGNASDVLERARTNGWDLSRAQIIDHLESPWLEEFAGIFAELRKHKGVTLEQARETMKDVSYFATMMVYKGLADGMVSGAVHTTAHTIKPALQIIKTVPEASVVSSIFLMIMQGKRYAFGDSAVNPNPTADQLGEIAVVSARTAAQFGVDPKVALLSYSTGGSGAGPDVEKVIAATQRAKEIAPELAIDGPLQFDAAMEPSVARKKMPDSPVAGQATVMIFPDLDAGNIGYKAVQRTAGALAVGPILQGLKKPVNDLSRGATVPDIVNTIAITAIQAGGSR; encoded by the coding sequence GTGACCGACTCCCGCTCTGTCCTGCTCACAGTCATAGGCCGTAACTTTGACGGAATTGACGTCGCTGGACTCGCTGCCGGCAACCAGCTTGAGCTCGTGAATCTCAGCGATTATGAGCGGGACCTCCACCGCGTGGTCAACGAGTTCGCCGAACTCAGCGGCCACCTCTTCGTCGGGACCGGAAGCATCGCCTTCGACTCGCATGTCGCCGCGGCCCTCGGCGCCCCGGTCATCGTCGTCTACGACCGGCCGGGCGATCACGTCCAGCTCGCGGTCGCCGACATCGAGTGCTGCGGGGCCGTCGTCGCGGAGGCGTGCGACCCCGAGCGCCTGAGCGGGGCCGTCGGTCCGGCGCTGGAACTCGCCCTCGACACCGCCGCCGTCATCAGCCCGGCGCTGTTCGAGCACCGCCTGATCGTGCGGGCCCGCAACGCGAACTCGCACATCGTCCTCCCCGAGGGAGATGACGACCGCATCCTCGACGCCGCCAGCCAGGTCCTCGCCCAGGGCATCGCGGACGTGACCATCCTCGGCAACGCCAGCGACGTCCTCGAGCGTGCCCGGACCAACGGCTGGGACCTCTCCCGCGCCCAGATCATCGACCACCTGGAGAGCCCGTGGCTGGAGGAGTTCGCCGGGATCTTCGCCGAGCTGCGCAAGCACAAGGGCGTCACCCTCGAGCAGGCCCGCGAGACCATGAAGGACGTCTCCTATTTCGCCACGATGATGGTCTACAAGGGGCTGGCCGACGGCATGGTCTCCGGCGCCGTCCACACCACGGCGCACACCATCAAGCCGGCCCTGCAGATCATCAAGACGGTTCCGGAGGCCTCGGTGGTCTCCTCGATCTTCCTCATGATCATGCAGGGCAAGCGCTACGCCTTCGGCGACTCCGCGGTCAACCCGAACCCGACCGCCGACCAGCTCGGTGAGATCGCGGTCGTCTCCGCCCGCACGGCCGCCCAGTTCGGCGTCGACCCGAAGGTGGCGCTGCTGTCCTACTCCACCGGCGGTTCCGGCGCCGGCCCGGACGTCGAGAAGGTCATCGCCGCCACCCAGCGCGCGAAGGAGATCGCCCCGGAGCTGGCCATCGACGGCCCGCTGCAGTTCGACGCCGCCATGGAGCCCTCCGTGGCCCGGAAGAAGATGCCGGACTCCCCGGTCGCGGGTCAGGCCACCGTCATGATCTTCCCGGATCTGGACGCGGGCAACATCGGCTACAAGGCCGTCCAGCGCACCGCCGGCGCGCTCGCGGTCGGCCCCATCCTGCAGGGGCTGAAGAAGCCGGTCAACGACCTGTCCCGCGGCGCGACCGTCCCGGACATCGTCAACACCATCGCCATCACCGCTATCCAGGCCGGAGGTTCCCGCTAA
- a CDS encoding GNAT family N-acetyltransferase codes for MPDYISTSRLIDLSAREVHELYKLRVDIFVAEQTTPYAEIDDIDAESTTWHLLARKDGSLIGTARVFPRGDDCVIGRFAVAPDHRGSGVARQLFEEALKVAAERAPGRDVVLEAQAPLVDYYAGFGFEAEGEPYDDTGVPHQLMRLKRS; via the coding sequence ATGCCCGACTACATCTCAACCAGCCGACTCATCGATCTGTCGGCACGCGAGGTCCACGAGCTCTACAAGCTGCGCGTGGACATCTTTGTCGCCGAACAGACGACCCCCTACGCAGAGATCGACGACATCGACGCCGAGTCGACCACTTGGCACCTCCTGGCCCGCAAGGACGGCTCCCTCATCGGCACCGCCCGCGTCTTCCCCCGCGGGGACGACTGCGTCATCGGCCGCTTCGCGGTCGCTCCCGACCACCGCGGGTCCGGGGTCGCCCGTCAGCTGTTCGAGGAGGCCCTGAAGGTCGCCGCCGAGCGCGCCCCGGGCAGGGACGTCGTCCTCGAGGCCCAGGCGCCGCTCGTCGACTACTACGCCGGCTTCGGGTTTGAAGCTGAGGGCGAGCCCTACGACGACACCGGAGTGCCCCACCAGCTCATGCGCCTGAAGCGCAGCTAA
- a CDS encoding YbjN domain-containing protein yields the protein MQPIQPRDERETPPLTVSRVRKVLAARQVEYLTAESGDTGIRWEDRVYWVGVAGEVATVSSTWPGTLPVDKLEGLRGFIRDWHAGNYWPKLVYGINDDGSLTVSAQVSADWETGVADRQLDDMLSMSVAKIREAFRGVEEL from the coding sequence ATGCAGCCGATTCAGCCCCGCGACGAGCGGGAGACGCCGCCGCTGACTGTCTCCCGCGTCCGGAAGGTCCTGGCCGCCCGGCAGGTCGAGTATCTGACCGCCGAGTCAGGCGACACGGGCATCCGGTGGGAGGATCGCGTCTACTGGGTCGGCGTCGCCGGAGAGGTCGCCACAGTCAGCTCGACGTGGCCGGGCACTCTGCCCGTCGACAAGCTCGAGGGCCTGCGCGGCTTCATCCGTGACTGGCACGCGGGCAACTACTGGCCGAAGCTCGTCTACGGCATCAACGACGACGGCTCCCTGACCGTGTCCGCCCAGGTCAGCGCAGACTGGGAGACCGGGGTCGCCGACCGTCAGCTCGATGACATGCTGTCCATGTCCGTCGCCAAGATTCGTGAGGCCTTCCGGGGAGTGGAGGAACTGTGA